Sequence from the Nitrosopumilus maritimus SCM1 genome:
AATACGATTCACAAAAACAAGTAAAGTCAGATCAAAAATTTCATTTTGCATCAAAAAATTTCCATGATAGAACCTACGGATTTTTGCTAAAGAACGCAAAAACATTTCGAGTTCCAATTCCATACAAAGGGCAATTAGGATTGTTTGAAGTCAAACTTCCTAAAACAAAAATCAAAAACAAAGAGATAGTGTCTGACATTATTGATGAAGAATATCGATACCAATGGATCGGACACCATTAAGACTCGGATTTTTTCCAAAAAATTTGACTAGTATATATAAAGGGCATATTTAAAGACCCTCGTCATGCCTCAAACAAAGCCTATTGTGAGTGTTGAAAATGTTGTTGCATCTGCATCAGTTGATCAAAAAATTGACTTGAATGAGATTACAGAAAAATTTCCAGATACTGAATATCATCCAGAACAATTTCCAGGATTAGTTTTCAGATTAAGTACTCCAAGAACTGCAACATTGATCTTCAGAACAGGAAAAATGGTTTGTACTGGTGCAAAATCTGAAGAAATGGCAATCAAAGCTGTAAACACTGTAGTTCAAAAATTAAGAAAAGGAAAAATCAAAATAAAAAATGATGCAGTTATTACTGTACAAAATATTGTTGCAGCAATTAATCTAGGTGGAAAAATACATCTAGAAAAAGCAGCAAGGACATTACCAAGAAGCATGTACGAACCTGAGCAATTTCCAGGACTAATTCACAGAATGCTTGATCCAAAAACCGTAATCTTGTTATTTGCATCAGGAAAATTAGTATGTACTGGAGCTAAAAAAGAATCAGATGTTTATCGCTCTGTTCACAACCTACATTCAGTCTTAGAAGAAAAAAATCTAATGATCTATGACGAATAGATTGACTGAAAATAATTTTGAAGAAGAAAAGAAAAAACTAACTCCAGACAAAGGATTTGATTTGATTGGAATTGATTATTTTTCAGAGCCAGGAAACCAATTGTATCTAGTAGAACATTTTGAAATGTATCAAGATGTACTAAATGCAAAAAAAGAAAGAAAGAATCCTGAAGAATATTTTATTTTGTACAAAGGTGCTGGCGGAGAATTTTTCTGCAGATAAGCCAGAAAAATAGAACAACTTTACTATATTTTACAAACTCTCTTATCATTAGGTTTTAAATTGAAAACTTTATGGCCAATGAAACTAGTGATTTGATTGATAATCTTTATGAAAAAAATGAGCCTGCACGAAATGATTTCAAGCCTCAAGTGAGTCGCAAAAGCCAAAAGGCAAAGTATCAGATTTTTGACGAGTCAGAATTTACTCGTGGCAGAGAAGTATTAGGGGATCTCATTGTACATGGAATGATAGCCTCCGGAGGCACGGATATTGACTGGTTAATTGAACATAAAGGAGGATTTGTCATACTGGAATTCAAGGGATTTCATAATGATAAGATAAACATTGCAAAAGGCCAGATGATTGCATATGAAAAATTACATGAAAAATTAAACCAGTCAGCAAAATGCTATTTGTATGTTGTAGGGTGTGATGACATTGATTTTTCAAATCCTGATGCAACAGTATGGGTCTTTGAGATGAATCATTGGAAATCAAATGCAATTCCAAAAAATACCAGCGATATTTACGGAGACGAATCCAATCGACAAAACAAGTACATAGTTTATCGTGAATACATGGAAGAGATTAGTGTAGAAAAATTAAGAGACATTATTGACTCACACTGGAAAGAGTTTGAAAGAATTATGTAGTAAATGAAAATGTGCTAGACTTTGTCTCAGCACCATTATCTACTTTGATAGTGTAAGTGCCAGAACTCTCCCATCCAGGGCCACCAGCAATTGCAAGTGTGGAATATCTTCCATCACTTTTTAGAGAGAGTTGTTCTGTCCAAACAAGTTCACCTTTCTGGTTTTCTATGGATAGATTTACTGAACCAGTGGTATCTGAAATACCATTTATTGATATGATGTCTTTATTGTTGTATGATGAAAAGTCAGTTTGAATCATTAGTGATTCTGTTCCTGTAGGAGTATTTACAATAGGAGGAACCGTCTTAGGAGTCACATTAGAAATTCCACCAAGAGATACAGCAGCTGCAATAATTACTACCAATGCAACAACACCAATTCCTATCATTAACTTGTTCTTTGAGGAAGAAGAGGAAATTTTTGGTTGTGTTTTATGGATTGTTTGAGTTTTTTGAATTGATGGTGTTTCAGGTATCACTACATCTGGAACCACGGGTTTTTCAACAGGAATTTCAGTTTTTTCAACATTAGGAGTTTCTGGTTTTCTTCCAAGATGTTTTTCTGCTAATTTTTTTACATAGTTTCTTTCAAAATTACTAATAACCTCATTATTTTCACAAGCTCGACGAATTTGTTTTAGGATTCTATCATCACCAAAATCTTTTTCCAAAAGTGCCTTTACATCATCAAGTAAGGAATCCACGAGTACTTTCTCCTATAATGATTATTTATGAATTCCTTGTTTAATATTTCGAATAATTTCTACATAATCAAAGAATTTGAGACTATTTTGAGTAGATCTTTTGTGCTTGTATAATGACAGTTCTGATGTAGTCTTTTGCAGTAGAATCAGAGACTCCCATCTGTTTTGCTCTCTGATATAGGACATTTTCTTGAGGATTACTCAGATAGCATTTTAGAAGATAGTTTAGTCTGTGAGATCTCTTTTCATCACTTTTCATAATGTCCTATCTCACATATACTAAAAAGCTCAGAGGATTATGAAATAACCAGCAATGTATCATAAAACTCTAAAAAATACATATGATCTTTTTTAAACAATAGCAAAAAACAAATGCAAATGAAACGAATTGAGGCAACTGTTCAAGTGGACAAGGCCGGTGCAGTTTCTGATGCAATTAAAGACATTGTTGGAGGATTTACCATCACAGAGGGAAAGGGTAGAGGCTCTGGAAAAAGACAAGAGATCAGATCAGGAAGAGGTACAGGTTCATTCACAGCAGAATACAACAAAGTTGCAACAGTGATAACAGTGGTAGATGACTCTGAAGTAGAGAAAGTATCTTCAGCAATTGCAGATGCAGCTTTTACAGGAAAGGGTGGAGATGGAATTATTACAGTCTCTAGTGTAGAAAGTGCTCTAAATATAGCATCTAAAAAGACGGGTTCTGAAGCCCTCTAATCATTTTATTTTATTTTAAAATAAGCTGCTGAGAGGAAATTTTTCCTCTCAGGAGGTATCCTTTTGGAGGACATGTTTTTTGAAGGGATGATTCTTATTGCAAACTAAGTATAAAAGCAAAGGATTTTGAAGTCACTGTTGTCCTTCAATACCCATCAGAGTTAGTGTCGATCTAATTTTTGGGATCTTTCTAATCTTCCAAGTAATAGTTTCACGTAATGCTTCTACTTGAGAAGATTCCACTTTTGCTAAAATATCATATGCACCAAATGTGCCATGAACTTCAACAACACCTTCAATAGATTTTAGTTCTGAAATTACAGCTTCTTCAGAACCAAGCTCACAGTTTATGAGAACATAAGCTGTTGCCAATTATGATTCAACTCCTACTTTCATAACTAAAATGCCATCTTGAAATATATAAGAATAGTCCGATTTACTTAAAAATTCAATATTATTTTGGATAGAACCATTAACATTTGTAAAGAAAATAACTAAATTTGAAAATAAATTTAAGATATAGAATATGCTTCACGCATAATTTTTTCTAGGTCTTCAAGATTTTTTGAAAATGTGATTTTAGAACGTAGTTTGGAACCACCCTTCAATCCTTTTGTAAATCTCATAGCTTGACTTTTGATATTAGAGAATTTGATTTTGTATTGATTTGTAAGATGAAGATAATCAAAGAAAGAATCCAATCTATCTTTGAAAGAATATTCTTTGTATGAACCAGTTTTAAGATAATCATTAATCTGTTCAAATAAGAAAGGGTTTCCCATGGCACCACGGCCAATCATAACATAATCACAACCAGTCTCATCAAGCATCATTTTGGCATCTTCAGGAGTAGTAATATCACCATTTCCAACTACAGGAATATTGGAGATCTCTTTTAATTCCTTGATTAATTTCCAATCTGCACTTCCAGAATATCCTTGACTGACAGTTCTAGGATGAAAAGTTATCATTTGAATTCCTTGATCTTCTGCAATTTCTGCAATATCTCTAAAGAGAAATTTACTTGCATCAGTTACACCAGAACGAATCTTTAGAGTTACAGGTTTTTTTACAGCATTCACAAGGGTTTCGAAAATTTGTTGTGTAAGATTTACCTCTTGCAAAAGAGCTCCACCGGCCATTTGTTGTGTAATGTGTGGAGCAGGACAACCCATGTTGTAATCAATAATATCAAAATATGGTTCCACAATAGTTGCAGCTTTTTCTAATGCATAAAGATCAGAACCAAACAATTGAACAGAAATAGGTCTTTCTTGTTCTGAAAATTCAATGAATTCTTGAATTGTTTTCATATTTTCTTTGAGTTGTTCTTCTTTTGCAATAATGCTATGAATACTGGTAAATTCTGTTACTACCAATCCAGCTCCCATTTTTTTGCATTGTAATCTCAATGCAGGATCACTAACTCCTGCCATAGGAGCTAAAAATGCCCTACTAGAAAATTTTGGAAGCATAAACAAACTAAATAATTTGAATATATTTACTATTTCAAAAATCAGTTATCTGGACAACCGTCAGTGTCTCTGTCACCATCATAGTCTTCAGGATCAAGTGGACACAAGTCTTCATCATTAATGATGTCATCTAGATCATCATCATGGACAAATCTTTGTTGTTCTGGGGCAATATCTGGACAACCATCATCATCGTTGTATTTATTCCAGGTTTCTGGTTTTGATGGACAAGAATCAATTGAATCATAGAATCCGTCACCATCAGAGTCAAATTTTGTTGGTGCTGTTGGTGCTGCAGCCAATATATCTGGGCAGCCATCCCAATCCAAGTATCCGTTAAAGTTCTCTTGTTCATCAAGACATGCATCCCATCTATCATCTATTCCATCACCATCAGCATCTGGGAAAGAATAGGATGAAGTCACAGTACCAGTAGAATCAGGGCAACCGTCAGTATCTTGATAAAAATTATAAGTTTCAGGCTCTAGTGGGCAAGAGTCTAAAACATTTGGAATTCCATCCATGTCTGAATCAAGTGTAGATCGAGAATCATCAGGACAACCGTCAGTATCTTGGAATTTATTGTAAGTTTCAGGTTGTGTTGGACAGAGATCTAAATTATCAATAATGCCATCACCATCAGAGTCATAGGCAGTAAAGCCATCTGTAAGAGAATCAGGACAACCGTCAGTATCTTGGAATTTATTGTAAGTTTCTTTTGCGGTAGGACATTGATCCATTTTATCAATTATTCCATCTCCATCAGAATCTCCAAATGAATCATGTTCTATTGTATCAGGGCATCCATCTTCATCTTGGAATTTGTTGTAATTTTCTGCAATAGTAGGACATGAATCACGAACGTCAGGGATATGATCATAATCAGTATCAAGTAATGAAGATTTTGAAATTCCTGGAGTATCTGGACAGCCGTCAGAATCTAAAAATCCGTTAAAGTTCTCTTGTTCATCAAGACATGCATCCCATCTATCATCTATTCCATCACCATCTGCATCTGGGAATGTATAAGAAAACAAAACACCGTCAACAGAGTCTGGACAGCCGTCAGAATCTTGATAAAAGTTGTAAGTTTCAGGCTCTAGTGGACAAGAGTCTGAGACATTTGGAACACCATCTCTATCAGAGTCAAGTGTGGAAATAGAATAATCTGGGCAACCGTCAGAATCTTGGAATCCATTAAATGTTTCAGGTTGATTTGGACACCAATCTAAATTATCAATAATGCCATCACCATCAGAGTCATAGGCAGTAAAGCCATCTGTAAGAGAATCAGGGCAACCGTCAGAATCTTGGAGCTTGTTGTAAGTTTCAGGACTGTATGGACATGCATCATTTGCATTTAACAAACCATCACCATCTGCATCACCAGAAATTGGCAATTGTAAGACATCTGGACAGCCGTCAGAATCTTGGAACTTGTTGTAATTTTCACGTTCTAATGGACAAGCATCAACATCATCACCAATACTATCAAAATCAGAATCGATAAAGCCTTCTGAATCTACACCTGGAATATCAATACAACCATCTTGATCCTGGAAATTGTTATAGTTTTCAGGTTCGTTTAGACATTGATCCCATCTATCGTCTATTCCATCACCATCAGTATCTGGAAATTGATAAAGAGAAGTTGTAGTGTCAACAGAGTCAGGACAGCCGTCAGAATCTTGATAAAAGTTGTAAGTTTCAGGCTCTAGTGGACAAGCATCTTTACCGTCAGAAATTCCATCTTGATCACGATCCAGTAGAGAATGATCATCATCAGGACAACCGTCAGTGTCATCAATTCCATTAAATGTTTCAGGTCTATTTGGACACAAGTCTAGATAATCAGGAAAGCCGTCACCATCAGAGTCAGCAATTCCAGTATCACCATCAGGGGACAAATCAGGACAACCGTCAGTGTCTTGGAACTTGTTGTAAGTTTCTTTTACGGTCGGACATCTATCGATATGATCTTGGATACCATCATAATCAGCATCATACCAAGGAACAAAGTCTGCAGGACAGCCGTCAATGTTGTTACCGTATTCAGGATCATAGTCCTCTAAGAGATGAGGACAAAAATCAACAGCATTTGGAACACCATCACCATCAGTGTCAATTGTAGTATTTGCAAAAACAATGTTTGGTGTCATTCCAATAGTTATGGTAAGTAAAATTAAAAATCCTAAAATATATTGTTTCATAATCCCTGATTTCGCTATTATCAAGTATTTATTAAGTCTCACGTTAAATAGATTTTTTCGAAATACTAGAAATCAGTATTGATTATGGATCAGGACAACCGTCAGTGTCTCTGTCACCATCATAGTCTTCAGGATCAAGTGGACACAAGTCTTCATCATTAATGATGTCATCTAGATCATCATCATGGACAAATCTCTGTTGTTCTGGAGCAATATCAGGACAGCCATCTTTATCGAGATATTTGTTCCAGGTTTCGGGTTTTGATGGACAAGAATCAATTGAATCAGGATAGCCGTCACCATCAGAGTCAGCATATACAGGGGCAGTGGATTCTGCACCTAGGACATCAGGACAACCGTCCCAATCTAGATAATCATTATAGTTTTCTGGCTCATAAATACAAGCATCCCATCTATCTTCAATTCCATCACCGTCAGTGTCAGGGAATGTATATCCAGATAGTGCACCATCAACTGAATCAGGACAACCATCAGTGTCTTGGTATTTATTGTAAGTCTCAGGTTCTAGTGGGCATGCATCATTAATGTCTAAAATTCCATCCATATCTGAATCAAGTTTAGAAATAGAATCATCTGGACAACCATCAGTGTCTTGGAATCCATTGTAAGTTTCAGGTCTAGTAGGACACAAGTCTAGATAATCAAATATTCCATCACCATCAGTGTCAGCAGATAGTTTGTTATCAGCAACCCAATCAGGGCAACCGTCAGTGTCTTGGAATTTATTGTAAGTTTCTTTTGCAGTAGGACATTGATCCACATCATCAAATATTCCATCTCCATCATAGTCACCTACTGTTTGATGAACAACACTGTCAGGGCATCCATCTTCATCTTGGAATTTATTATATCTTTCAGCAATAGTTGGACATTCATCCAAGTGGTCTGCAATACCATCATAATCAGAATCAATCATATCAGTTCCAGAAGTACCTACAATTTCAGGGCAACCGTCGTCATCTAAAAATCCATTATAGTTTTCTGGCTCATGAATACAAGCATCCCATCTATCTTCAATTCCATCACCGTCAGTGTCAGGGAATGTATATCCAGATAGTGCACCATCAACTGAATCAGGACAACCATCAGTGTCTTGGTATTTATTGTAAGTCTCAGGTTCTAGTGGGCATGCATCATTAATGTCTAAAATTCCATCCATGTCTGCATCAAATCTATAAAGTGAATCATCAGGACAACCATCAGTAT
This genomic interval carries:
- a CDS encoding P-II family nitrogen regulator, yielding MKRIEATVQVDKAGAVSDAIKDIVGGFTITEGKGRGSGKRQEIRSGRGTGSFTAEYNKVATVITVVDDSEVEKVSSAIADAAFTGKGGDGIITVSSVESALNIASKKTGSEAL
- a CDS encoding TATA-box-binding protein; the encoded protein is MPQTKPIVSVENVVASASVDQKIDLNEITEKFPDTEYHPEQFPGLVFRLSTPRTATLIFRTGKMVCTGAKSEEMAIKAVNTVVQKLRKGKIKIKNDAVITVQNIVAAINLGGKIHLEKAARTLPRSMYEPEQFPGLIHRMLDPKTVILLFASGKLVCTGAKKESDVYRSVHNLHSVLEEKNLMIYDE
- a CDS encoding Lrp/AsnC family transcriptional regulator, whose translation is MATAYVLINCELGSEEAVISELKSIEGVVEVHGTFGAYDILAKVESSQVEALRETITWKIRKIPKIRSTLTLMGIEGQQ
- a CDS encoding thrombospondin type 3 repeat-containing protein, with translation MKQYILGFLILLTITIGMTPNIVFANTTIDTDGDGVPNAVDFCPHLLEDYDPEYGNNIDGCPADFVPWYDADYDGIQDHIDRCPTVKETYNKFQDTDGCPDLSPDGDTGIADSDGDGFPDYLDLCPNRPETFNGIDDTDGCPDDDHSLLDRDQDGISDGKDACPLEPETYNFYQDSDGCPDSVDTTTSLYQFPDTDGDGIDDRWDQCLNEPENYNNFQDQDGCIDIPGVDSEGFIDSDFDSIGDDVDACPLERENYNKFQDSDGCPDVLQLPISGDADGDGLLNANDACPYSPETYNKLQDSDGCPDSLTDGFTAYDSDGDGIIDNLDWCPNQPETFNGFQDSDGCPDYSISTLDSDRDGVPNVSDSCPLEPETYNFYQDSDGCPDSVDGVLFSYTFPDADGDGIDDRWDACLDEQENFNGFLDSDGCPDTPGISKSSLLDTDYDHIPDVRDSCPTIAENYNKFQDEDGCPDTIEHDSFGDSDGDGIIDKMDQCPTAKETYNKFQDTDGCPDSLTDGFTAYDSDGDGIIDNLDLCPTQPETYNKFQDTDGCPDDSRSTLDSDMDGIPNVLDSCPLEPETYNFYQDTDGCPDSTGTVTSSYSFPDADGDGIDDRWDACLDEQENFNGYLDWDGCPDILAAAPTAPTKFDSDGDGFYDSIDSCPSKPETWNKYNDDDGCPDIAPEQQRFVHDDDLDDIINDEDLCPLDPEDYDGDRDTDGCPDN
- the dusB gene encoding tRNA dihydrouridine synthase DusB; amino-acid sequence: MLPKFSSRAFLAPMAGVSDPALRLQCKKMGAGLVVTEFTSIHSIIAKEEQLKENMKTIQEFIEFSEQERPISVQLFGSDLYALEKAATIVEPYFDIIDYNMGCPAPHITQQMAGGALLQEVNLTQQIFETLVNAVKKPVTLKIRSGVTDASKFLFRDIAEIAEDQGIQMITFHPRTVSQGYSGSADWKLIKELKEISNIPVVGNGDITTPEDAKMMLDETGCDYVMIGRGAMGNPFLFEQINDYLKTGSYKEYSFKDRLDSFFDYLHLTNQYKIKFSNIKSQAMRFTKGLKGGSKLRSKITFSKNLEDLEKIMREAYSIS
- a CDS encoding ASCH domain-containing protein, encoding MKCLSVSQPFAELIILGKKTIELRKWNTNYRGELLIHSPLKIRKEDAKRLKIDKKFVTGAIVGKVEIYDVKKYDSQKQVKSDQKFHFASKNFHDRTYGFLLKNAKTFRVPIPYKGQLGLFEVKLPKTKIKNKEIVSDIIDEEYRYQWIGHH
- a CDS encoding thrombospondin type 3 repeat-containing protein, coding for MKQYLLGFLILLTITIGMTPNSVFANTTIDTDGDGVPNAVDQCPHLLEDYDPEYGNNIDGCPADFVPWYDADYDGIQDHVDNCPTVKETYNRFQDTDGCPDLSPDGPKNVADTDGDGFPDYLDLCPNRPETFNGIDDTDGCPDDDRSIMDRDQDGISDGKDTCPLEPETYNKYQDTDGCPDSVDGALSGYTFPDTDGDGIEDRWDACIHEPENYNNNLDWDGCPDIPGVTNPTAPDADFDGIPDDVDACPLDRENYNKFEDTDGCPDVVKHVIFGDSDGDGILDQNDSCPFSPETYNKYLDTDGCPDWVADNKLSADTDGDGIIDNLDLCPTRPETYNKFQDTDGCPDDSLYRFDADMDGILDINDACPLEPETYNKYQDTDGCPDSVDGALSGYTFPDTDGDGIEDRWDACIHEPENYNGFLDDDGCPEIVGTSGTDMIDSDYDGIADHLDECPTIAERYNKFQDEDGCPDSVVHQTVGDYDGDGIFDDVDQCPTAKETYNKFQDTDGCPDWVADNKLSADTDGDGIFDYLDLCPTRPETYNGFQDTDGCPDDSISKLDSDMDGILDINDACPLEPETYNKYQDTDGCPDSVDGALSGYTFPDTDGDGIEDRWDACIYEPENYNDYLDWDGCPDVLGAESTAPVYADSDGDGYPDSIDSCPSKPETWNKYLDKDGCPDIAPEQQRFVHDDDLDDIINDEDLCPLDPEDYDGDRDTDGCPDP